The stretch of DNA AAGCCAAGGTATTAAACGCATTTTGCTCAAATTCTACAGAAAACGCATCTAACTGAAGGAGTTCAGGTTGAGCAAGTTGTTGCAAAAGAGATAGTTCAACTGCGTTGAGTTGGAGACTGGCAACAGCAGGTTTTTGCTGATGGTTCACGATGTGATAGTTGGCAGCAGCAGCGATCGCCTGACCTGTAGATGGAGCAATAGCAGTCACAGTAGAGGAGTGGCGATCGCGCAGGATCGGTTTTGCAGGGCTGTCCTGCGTGCCTCTAGCAGAATAAAATCCAGCATTTTTATCGCGAGACGGTGATCCAGTTCGTTCTCCTAAGCGCTCTAGTTCTGCCAAATCGATCGCACCCCCTGCTGCTATATTGAAGCCAATCCGCCAGTTGTCATCGTTCAAGGCTGGAGTGAGAGGACGTTGAGTGATGCAGCAGATTTGTACCTGGGGTGCGACCCCTGCCAAAGCGAGTAGGTGGAAGATCGCTTGAGTTAAACGGGCCAAAACACCAAACGATGCTAAACCCTTACCCGCACTGCTACTAGATAAGCTCTCCAAGCGACACAAGTGTTCATTGAATAGGCAAAATAACTCTTCTTGGGGTTGATCGCTCAGCGCCTGACAGAGAACCAACTCTGCTAAGTACTGGCTGGCAGTTAACTTAGCTAAGTCTTGGCTTAACCCTGGGTAAGATTCCAAGGTTTCTGCTTGGCTAATTTTATCGAGCGATCGCCCCTTTGAAATCAGTAGTTCATTGACGACAAACAGGCCGCTCCGCCCCCCCAGTTTGGAGTGGTGCTTGCGTGCCCCTGGTGCCACAACCCGAATCAATCCATGTTCCCGCGTCAAGATGGTGAGCAAGCGATCGGACTCGCCGAGAGGGGCACCCTTGAGATTAATTCCAGTGGCTTTATAAGTTCGACTCATACAGAAGTCAAGGCAAGGGTTACAGGCAAGAGAGCAGCAACAAAAAGTTGGGGTCGCTACCCATCAGCTTCTTGCCCCGTACCTCTCACCCTTTCTAGGGTATCGCGTTGACGTAGGAGATCGACGCTGTGGGACGTACCCAAGCGAGTTGCCCCTGCCACAATTAAATCTAGGGCTTGATCAGCAGTACGAATGCCCCCCGATGCCTTGATCCCTACTCGGTCCCGCGTTATTTCTTTTAATAGGCGGACATCGTCAACCGTTGCTCCCCCATGCCATCCGGTGCTCGTTTTGAGAAATGCCGCTCCAGCGTCCATGCAAATCTCCGCCGCTAACTGCTTTTCGGCAGGGGTGAGGAGGGTGGTTTCTAAGATGACCTTGATTGTTTGATCAGTCGCTTCTCGGATGGCGGCAATTTCCTGAAACAGCTCATTGGTTTTTCCAGTTTTGAGCCAGTTTAGATTCAGCACCACATCCAATTCAGTGGCTCCATTTTCTGCGGCCTCTTGAGCTTCGTAGAGCTTGACAGCAGAGGTGGTAGCGCCTGTGGGAAAGCCAATGACGGTGCAAACTTTGGGTCGCTGGTTGTGGAGAAGATGGGTCGCTTGACGCACGAAAATGGGAGAGACGCAAACCGCCGCAAACTTAAAGCGTATGGCCTCATCGCACCACTGCTCAACCTTCTCTGGGCTGGCGATGGGGCTGAGAAGGGTGTGGTCAATAAACGGCGCAAGGTCAATATCTATATCAGATGCAGCCATTATTGGTTCTTCACTAGCAGCTTATCCTCCACTTGTATCAGAAAGTTAAGCCATTCGCTCAGGTTTAGGACTTGAGTGGAGAAAGTTTCGCGATCGGTAGGTGAGTTTATGCAAACTTCATCAATATTCGCTCTAATTGAGTCTCAGTATTGTTGCCCAATTCTTTGAGCTTAGCTATGTTGAAATGGTGTGAAGATTTGTAAATAAAACTGTATTTTAGGTGCTTCTATGACAGGCCGTGCATCCCAAAACTCGCAAACTTGGACTGAGTTAGGCAATCGACGGCATTTTCTGAAGTACTTGGCTGGCAGTGCGATCGCCTCAGTCACTTTGGGTTACTTGCGTCCTCCCTTGGCGCAGGGGCATGAAGGGCATCAGCATGATCTAACCACTGCTATGACTCCAGCTTGTTCCAGTACCTCGCCTAGTCAAGTCGCATTGGATCGCAAAGGGCAACCCCTTCAAGTGAAATCGCTACTAAGTAGTGCCAAGCCAGGTAGCCGCATTCCGGTCAAAGGATTGCCTAAGCAAGCCACAGCCTATCTAGTGATCAATGAGCAAGCTCAAATCGCAGCCTATGCGATTAAGCCTGTTTGTCCTCACCGAGGTTGTGTAGTCGATTGGCAACCTCAACAAAATCGTTTTTTCTGCCCTTGCCATGATTCCGAGTTTGACGCGAAGGGGCGCGTACTTAAAGGGCCTGCAAAGGCGGCTCTACCTCTTGTCACCGTGGCTATTACTGGCAACCAAGTACGCCTTGCAGATTGCCAACCTGCAAGTTCACGTTAGGGCAAAGCTAGCTAGTGGAACCGCTGATCTAAAACATTTGAAGAGTGGACAGGATGCCTGCTCTACGTTCTACTTTTGCGGGGTGCTTTGAGATGGGCGACTTGGCTGAAACGGTGTTACCTTGCCACCTAACGCTTCGACAATAGTGCGGGTATTGATCACCATCATGTTGATGTAGGAGTCACCGTCACTTCCAGGAGCACCAATCGAGTCTGAGTAGAGCGATCGCGGGGCAAGCTGGACGCCTGCTTCTTGAGCCACGGTTTTGATCAGAGCTGAATTAATTGTGGTTTCGGCAAAAATAGCAGGCACTTGAGCGGACTTCACCGCCTCGACTAGCCGCTGCACAGTCTGAGCGCTGGGCTGTTCTTCGGTGCTGATGCCGATTAGGGTACCAATAATGTCGAGGTCGTAAGTGCGGGCATAGTACTGGAAGGCATCGTGAGTGGTGACTAAGCGCCGTTTCTCTGGTGGAATGGTTTGGATTTGTTGAGCAATCCAGGCATCTAATTCTTGGAGCTGGGTGGTAAGTTGAGTGGCATTTTGGGTAAAGCGATCGCGATCGTCGGGGGAGAGTTCAATTAAGGCATCTCGAATCGCTGCGACCATTTGAATCACATTTTTGACACTGCCCCAAACATGCGGATCGGGGACTGTTTCTCGTTCTCCTTTTTGGAGCTGTAGCGGTTTCACAACTTCGCCCACTGCCACTTTCCGCGCACCTCCCCCAGCAGCATTCATCAGCTTAATCAGGCTAGGCTCCAGGTTGTAGCCGTTGTAGAGAATCAGGTCGGCTTTTTCTAATTCTCGGCTGTCGGCTGGCACAGGTTCATAAACGTGAGGATCGGCTCCAGGCTCGAGAATGCCAGTTAGCTGGATTTCGTCTTCAGCAATTTGAGCGGTTAAGTCTGTGAGGATAGTGCTGGTAGAAACCACGCTAGGCTTAGCCGTGCTATTGGCAGTAGAGCGATTCGGGGTAGACGGGGACTCTAGAGCACAGCCACCTAAAAGAAAACTAAGCAAGAAGCCAGCGATCGCCTGTCGATATCGATAACCCTGTTTATCAAGACCTGAGGCGGGGGATGAAGTGGAGGCTATAGCAAGAATTGACATATGTTTTCATATTTCTTTCACTTTTTAAGTTACCCTAATTTCATATTCCTTTCATTTTTGCTCAGGCCATTGGAGATCTTGCCATGAAGACGCAACCCCCGCCTTTTGATATAGGTTCAACCCAGAGATCAGATGCGCAAATAGTCTATATGAATGGCAATGACACAATTTCGGTGCGTCAGTTGGCGGTGCAGTACCGAGCGGTGCAGGCACTCAGAAATATCAACTTCATGATTAAGCCTGGGCGGTTAGTCGGGATTATTGGTCCGAACGGCGCAGGTAAAAGCACGCTGCTGCAAGCGATGTTGGGCTTGCTTCCTAGCAACCACGGTACGGTTTTATTAGGCAATCAGCCGCTAGCCGATCAATTGGCACGAGTCGCTTATGTGCCCCAGCGATCGCAGATTGACGGGACTTACCCTGCCACTGTCTGGGATGTGGTGATGATGGGCCGTGTGCGTAAAACAGGCTGGTTCCGCCGCTTTTCGGCCACGAGTCGTCATTTAGCAGCAGCAGCTCTAGAGCGGGTGGGGATGAGCGCTTATCGGCATCGTCCGATTGGTCAGCTTTCCGGGGGGCAGCAACAGCGAGTCTTTTTGGCGCGATCGCTAGCCCAGGAAGCAGACATTTATTGCTTCGATGAGCCCTTCGTGGGTATTGACCAAAAAACGCAGGATGTAATTTTCCAGATTTTTCATGAGCTAGCCCATGCAGGCAAAATGGTGGTGGTGATTAATCACGACTTGGGCGAATCGATTACCCATTTCGATGACTTGATTTTGCTCAACACAGAATTAATTGCCAGTGGTCCTCGCGAACAAGTGCTCAGCAGCGAAAACCTTTACCGAGCTTATGGTGGCAAAGTTGTATTCCATGCTGGAGCAGCCGCCTAATGTTGCAAGCACTGCTAGAGCCTTTGCAGTACGAGTTTATGCAGCGATCGCTGGTGATTGCGATTTTGGTCGGGCTGATCTGCGCGGTCGTGGGCAGCTACTTGATGGTGCAACGCTTGGCCCTGCTAGGAGACGCGATTAGTCATTCGGTGCTGCCTGGTTTGGCGATCGCGTTTATAGTGGGAGCCAATATTTTTGTCGGAGCGTTTATTGCGGGTGTCTCAAGTACGATGGCGATCGCTTGGATTCGAGCGCGATCGCCGATTAAAGAAGATGCAGCGATGGGGATTGTGTTCTCGGCCTTTTTTGCCCTCGGAGTCACGCTGATTACGCTGATTCAGAAAGATAACAAGATTGACCTGAATCACTTTCTGTTTGGCAATATTTTGGGCGTAACCCGACAGGAAGTATTAGACACAGCTTTGATCTCAGCTTTTGTTTTACTAGTCGTCGTCCTACTTTACAAAGAATTACTGTTTTACACTTTCGACCCCTTAGGAGCGCAAGCCGCAGGCTTACCTGTCAATCTCCTCAACTTTGGGCTGATGGTGCTAATTGCCCTGACGATTGTCGCCAGCATGAAAACAGTGGGTGTCATTCTAGTCTTGGCGCTCTTGATTACGCCGGGAGCTACAGCTTATCTGCTAGTGCAGCGGCTACACCACGTCATGTTATTGGGGGCGGGCATTGGCATTACGGCCAGTGTCAGTGGCATGTATCTCAGCTATTTCTACAATGTGCCTTCTGGGCCTGCGATTGTTTTGGTGGTGTCGGGGCTGTTTTTGTTGGCTCTACTGTTTAGTCCCACGCAAGGGGTGTTCACGTATCCCGCTGCCAAACAAGGAGAACCGCTGTTATGGCGGGAGTTGAAGGGCTTATTGCGCGGATAGTGTCAGCTGTCGATGACCTGGGTCGCGATAGGATAACAAAAGTGTCTTGCAAATTGTGAAGACACGTGAATAAAGTTATCGCGATCGCCCCTTTAAAGTGATGCAAACCAAAGGCAAAGTTGAAGTAGGTAGTGTCGCTCCCGATTTTACGCTACCTGACCAAACCGGAGCACCCGTCAACCTCAAAGACTTGATCGGCCAGAAGAACATTGTGCTGTACTTCTACCCCAAAGACGACACTCCTGGCTGTACCAAAGAATCCTGCGCGTTTCGGGATAGCTACACTGTGTTTCAAGACGCAGGCGCAGAGGTGATCGGTAT from Trichocoleus desertorum ATA4-8-CV12 encodes:
- a CDS encoding metal ABC transporter substrate-binding protein, whose amino-acid sequence is MSILAIASTSSPASGLDKQGYRYRQAIAGFLLSFLLGGCALESPSTPNRSTANSTAKPSVVSTSTILTDLTAQIAEDEIQLTGILEPGADPHVYEPVPADSRELEKADLILYNGYNLEPSLIKLMNAAGGGARKVAVGEVVKPLQLQKGERETVPDPHVWGSVKNVIQMVAAIRDALIELSPDDRDRFTQNATQLTTQLQELDAWIAQQIQTIPPEKRRLVTTHDAFQYYARTYDLDIIGTLIGISTEEQPSAQTVQRLVEAVKSAQVPAIFAETTINSALIKTVAQEAGVQLAPRSLYSDSIGAPGSDGDSYINMMVINTRTIVEALGGKVTPFQPSRPSQSTPQK
- the deoC gene encoding deoxyribose-phosphate aldolase, with amino-acid sequence MAASDIDIDLAPFIDHTLLSPIASPEKVEQWCDEAIRFKFAAVCVSPIFVRQATHLLHNQRPKVCTVIGFPTGATTSAVKLYEAQEAAENGATELDVVLNLNWLKTGKTNELFQEIAAIREATDQTIKVILETTLLTPAEKQLAAEICMDAGAAFLKTSTGWHGGATVDDVRLLKEITRDRVGIKASGGIRTADQALDLIVAGATRLGTSHSVDLLRQRDTLERVRGTGQEADG
- a CDS encoding metal ABC transporter permease, with the translated sequence MLQALLEPLQYEFMQRSLVIAILVGLICAVVGSYLMVQRLALLGDAISHSVLPGLAIAFIVGANIFVGAFIAGVSSTMAIAWIRARSPIKEDAAMGIVFSAFFALGVTLITLIQKDNKIDLNHFLFGNILGVTRQEVLDTALISAFVLLVVVLLYKELLFYTFDPLGAQAAGLPVNLLNFGLMVLIALTIVASMKTVGVILVLALLITPGATAYLLVQRLHHVMLLGAGIGITASVSGMYLSYFYNVPSGPAIVLVVSGLFLLALLFSPTQGVFTYPAAKQGEPLLWRELKGLLRG
- a CDS encoding Rieske 2Fe-2S domain-containing protein → MTGRASQNSQTWTELGNRRHFLKYLAGSAIASVTLGYLRPPLAQGHEGHQHDLTTAMTPACSSTSPSQVALDRKGQPLQVKSLLSSAKPGSRIPVKGLPKQATAYLVINEQAQIAAYAIKPVCPHRGCVVDWQPQQNRFFCPCHDSEFDAKGRVLKGPAKAALPLVTVAITGNQVRLADCQPASSR
- the recO gene encoding DNA repair protein RecO; amino-acid sequence: MSRTYKATGINLKGAPLGESDRLLTILTREHGLIRVVAPGARKHHSKLGGRSGLFVVNELLISKGRSLDKISQAETLESYPGLSQDLAKLTASQYLAELVLCQALSDQPQEELFCLFNEHLCRLESLSSSSAGKGLASFGVLARLTQAIFHLLALAGVAPQVQICCITQRPLTPALNDDNWRIGFNIAAGGAIDLAELERLGERTGSPSRDKNAGFYSARGTQDSPAKPILRDRHSSTVTAIAPSTGQAIAAAANYHIVNHQQKPAVASLQLNAVELSLLQQLAQPELLQLDAFSVEFEQNAFNTLAYQAAWLKVERILRQCAQYHFERPIRSAALIDTCFLSVPTAP
- a CDS encoding metal ABC transporter ATP-binding protein is translated as MNGNDTISVRQLAVQYRAVQALRNINFMIKPGRLVGIIGPNGAGKSTLLQAMLGLLPSNHGTVLLGNQPLADQLARVAYVPQRSQIDGTYPATVWDVVMMGRVRKTGWFRRFSATSRHLAAAALERVGMSAYRHRPIGQLSGGQQQRVFLARSLAQEADIYCFDEPFVGIDQKTQDVIFQIFHELAHAGKMVVVINHDLGESITHFDDLILLNTELIASGPREQVLSSENLYRAYGGKVVFHAGAAA